A genomic stretch from Juglans microcarpa x Juglans regia isolate MS1-56 chromosome 3S, Jm3101_v1.0, whole genome shotgun sequence includes:
- the LOC121258350 gene encoding arabinosyltransferase RRA2-like, with protein MTGRRDVLLMRNTLPKSRVAIGVAIAVGVLLGCVFAFLFPHGLFLPTPILTHTISKSDNAQVASASCESSERMNMLKSEFVAASEKNAELKKQIRELTERVKLAEQRKDQAQKQVLVLGKQHKAGRFGTVKGLRTNPTIAPDESVNPRLGKILEKVAVQRELIVALANSNVKDMLEVWFTNIKRVGITNYLVVALDEEIARFCESKVVPVYKRDPDVGIDSVARTGGNHAVSGLKFRVLREFLQLGYSVLLSDVDIVYLQNPFHYIYRDSDVESMTDGHNNMTAYGYNDVFDEPAMGWARYAHTMRIWVYNSGFFYIRPTIPSIELLDRVASRLSREPNSWDQAVFNEELFKPSHPGYDGLHAARRTMDFYLFMNSKVLFKTVRKDAKLSKFKPVIVHVNYHPDKLPRMKAIVEFYVKGKKDALEAFPDGSDW; from the exons ATGACTGGCCGCAGAGATGTGCTCTTGATGCGAAACACGCTCCCCAAATCGAGAGTCGCAATCGGCGTGGCCATCGCAGTGGGAGTCCTGTTGGGGTGCGTCTTCGCCTTCCTGTTCCCTCACGGCCTCTTCCTCCCAACCCCTATTCTCACTCACACCATCTCCAAATCTGATAATGCCCAG GTTGCTTCAGCCTCATGTGAATCATCTGAACGGATGAACATGTTGAAATCAGAGTTTGTGGCAGCATCGGAGAAAAATGCTGagttgaaaaaacaaattaggGAGCTTACAGAAAGAGTTAAATTGGCTGAACAAAGGAAAGATCAGGCACAGAAGCAGGTTCTTGTGTTGGGTAAACAGCATAAAGCTGGACGTTTTGGTACTGTCAAGGGTTTAAGAACCAACCCTACCATCGCCCCTGATGAATCCGTGAATCCAAGACTGGGAAAGATATTAGAGAAAGTTGCTGTTCAGAGAGAGCTCATAGTTGCTCTTGCAAATTCAAATGTGAAGGACATGTTGGAGGTTTGGTTTACTAATATTAAGCGTGTGGGTATAACCAATTATCTAGTTGTTGCTCTGGACGAGGAGATTGCCAGGTTTTGCGAGTCAAAAGTTGTTCCAGTGTATAAAAGAGATCCAGATGTAGGTATTGATTCAGTTGCGAGGACTGGAGGGAACCATGCTGTTTCAGGGTTGAAATTTCGTGTTCTGAGGGAGTTTTTGCAACTGGGTTATAGTGTTCTTCTGTCAGATGTTGATATTGTATATTTGCAGAATccttttcattatatatatcgGGATTCTGATGTGGAGTCCATGACTGATGGTCACAATAACATGACTGCTTATGGGTATAATGATGTCTTTGATGAACCTGCAATGGGTTGGGCTCGATATGCCCATACAATGCGGATATGGGTGTATAACTCCGGTTTCTTCTATATCAGACCAACAATCCCTTCTATCGAGCTTCTGGATCGAGTAGCCAGTCGGCTTTCTAGGGAGCCAAACTCTTGGGACCAGGCAGTTTTCAATGAGGAGCTCTTTAAACCATCACATCCAGGGTATGACGGGCTTCATGCTGCCAGGAGAACTATGGATTTCTATCTTTTTATGAACAGCAAAGTCCTCTTCAAGACTGTCAGGAAGGATGCTAAATTGAGCAAGTTCAAACCAGTAATTGTTCATGTGAATTACCACCCTGATAAGCTTCCACGGATGAAAGCAATAGTGGAATTTTATGTTAAAGGGAAGAAGGATGCCCTGGAAGCCTTCCCCGATGGTTCAGATTGGTAA
- the LOC121258391 gene encoding NEDD8-conjugating enzyme Ubc12-like isoform X1, with protein MIRLFKVKEKQRELAESANGKTPIKKQSAGELRLHKDISELNLPKSCSISFPSGKDDLMNFEVTIRPDEGYYLGGTFLFSFQVSPIYPHEAPKVKCKTKVYHPNIDLEGNVCLNILREDWKPVLNINTIIYGLFHLYTEPNSEDPLNHDAAAVLRDHPKLFESNVRRAMAGGYVGQTLFPRCI; from the exons ATGATTAGGCTATTTAAAGTGAAGGAAAAGCAAAGGGAACTTGCAGAGAGTGCTAATGGAAAGACACCTATCAAGAAGCAAAGTGCAGGAGAATTACGTCTTCACAAAG ATATCAGTGAACTGAACCTACCGAAATCTTGTAGCATATCTTTCCCCAGTGGCAAGGATGACTTGATGAACTTCGAGGTTACCATTCGGCCTGATGAAGGATATTATTT AGGTGGCACATTTTTGTTCTCTTTCCAAGTTTCACCTATTTACCCTCATGAAGCACCAAAGGTCAAGTGCAAGACAAAG GTGTACCATCCTAATATTGACTTGGAAGGAAATGTCTGCCTCAACATTCTAAGAGAAGACTGGAAAcctgttttaaatataaacactATAATATATGGCCTATTTCATCTTTATACG GAGCCCAATAGTGAAGATCCACTCAATCATGATGCAGCTGCAGTTTTAAGAGACCACCCAAAGTTGTTTGAATCCAATGTGCGTAGGGCAATGGCTGGTGGGTATGTCGGACAGACCCTGTTCCCGCGTTGCATATAG
- the LOC121258361 gene encoding UPF0496 protein At4g34320-like, whose product MGGHMSKKAPHETSSAINLNSNLQYKNDLTSYEAACRLDADLQSFDATLQTRTNQVINTLAVGVEVRALSFDSLREVTECLLEMNQEVVKVILECKKDIWKNQELFELVEEYFENSLQTLDFCTTLEKCLNRVRDNQLLILVALQNFDEETEVGGSGYVRTLQELKNFKAAGDPFTTEFFQIFESVYRQQILMLEKLQHRKNKLDKKLKYINVWRKVSSMIFIATFAAVLICSVVAAAMAAPPLAAALAAATSIPVGSMGKWIESLWKNYENALKRQKEIISSMQVGTYIAIKDLDNIRVLIDRLEIEIESLLQSAGFAIEKEAVKIAIEDIKKKLGMFMKNVEELGVQADTCSRDIRRARTVVLQRIIKHPNN is encoded by the coding sequence ATGGGAGGCCATATGAGCAAGAAAGCCCCTCATGAAACTTCCTCCGCTATCAATCTCAATTCCAATTTACAGTACAAAAATGATTTGACCTCTTACGAAGCCGCTTGCAGGCTCGACGCAGACCTGCAGTCCTTCGACGCCACCCTCCAAACGCGTACGAATCAGGTCATCAACACACTTGCGGTGGGAGTGGAAGTGCGAGCCCTTTCATTTGATTCTCTGAGAGAAGTCACGGAATGTCTGTTGGAGATGAACCAGGAGGTTGTTAAAGTCATATTGGAATGCAAGaaagatatatggaagaatCAAGAACTGTTCGAGCTCGTCGAGGAGTACTTCGAGAATAGTTTGCAGACTCTAGATTTCTGTACGACATTAGAGAAGTGCCTGAACCGAGTTCGGGACAACCAATTGCTCATTCTTGTCGCGCTTCAAAACTTTGATGAGGAAACAGAAGTGGGAGGAAGTGGGTACGTGAGGACATTGCAGGAGTTGAAGAACTTCAAGGCAGCTGGGGACCCTTTCACTACAGAATTCTTCCAAATCTTCGAGTCTGTATATAGGCAGCAGATACTCATGCTCGAGAAGTTGCAACACCGTAAGAACAAGCTCGATAAGAAGCTTAAGTACATTAATGTTTGGAGGAAGGTTTCAAGTATGATATTTATTGCTACATTTGCTGCTGTGTTGATTTGCTCAGTTGTGGCGGCAGCCATGGCTGCTCCTCCACTTGCAGCAGCATTGGCTGCTGCTACTTCTATCCCTGTGGGTTCAATGGGAAAGTGGATTGAATCCTTGTGGAAAAACTATGAAAATGCTTTGAAAAGACAGAAGGAAATAATTAGCTCCATGCAAGTTGGTACCTATATTGCCATTAAGGACTTGGACAACATCCGGGTTCTCATTGACAGGTTGGAAATTGAGATTGAGTCACTCTTGCAGAGCGCAGGATTTGCCATTGAGAAAGAAGCTGTGAAGATTGCAATAGAAGATATTAAGAAGAAGCTGGGAATGTTCATGAAAAATGTTGAGGAGTTGGGTGTGCAAGCTGATACTTGCAGCCGGGACATCCGGAGGGCAAGAACTGTGGTTCTGCAGAGGATCATAAAACATCCCAACAACTAA
- the LOC121258333 gene encoding cytochrome c biogenesis protein CCS1, chloroplastic isoform X1, whose protein sequence is MEALNLTTTTNPPLSKSLFLESHLLRSTFKPQLIPCGVKTRSLHRSRNFSFTFACKLKTPQDITNNDKSISKKIVLSEVAPPLGEEGGKGTGNGKAPVKSGRGGGAMGFVKKFPKKVLAILSNLPLAIGEMSTVAGLMALGTVIDQGEAPGFYFQKFPEDSPVLGFFTWRWILTLGFDHMYSSPIFLGTLALLGASLMACTYTTQIPLVKIARRWNFLDSAEAIRKQEYSDILPRATVQDLGVLLMGSGYEVFLKGPSLYAFKGLAGRFAPIGVHLAMLLIMAGGTLSATGSFRGSVTVPQGLNFVVGDVLGPSGFLSTPTEAFNTEVHVNRFYMDYYDSGEVSQFHTDLSLFDLDGKEVTRKTISVNDPLRYGGFTIYQTDWSISALQILKDDEGPFNLAMAPLKVNGDKKLYGTFLPVGDSESPNVKGISMLARDLQSIVLYDQEGKFSGVRRPSSKLPIDIDGTRIIIVDAIGSSGLELKTDPGVPIVYAGFGALMLTTCISYLSHSQVWAVQDGTTVIVGGKTNRAKAEFPEEMNRLLDQVPEIVESSLSKEADRISG, encoded by the exons ATGGAGGCTTTAAACCTCACCACAACCACAAACCCACCTCTATCGAAGTCCCTTTTCCTCGAATCCCATCTTCTTCGGTCCACCTTCAAACCCCAACTTATCCCATGCGGTGTCAAAACTCGTAGTCTCCACCGTTCAAGAAACTTCTCATTCACCTTCGCTTGCAAGCTGAAGACCCCTCAAGATATCACGAACAATGACAAGAGCATATCCAAGAAGATTGTGCTATCTGAGGTGGCGCCGCCGCTGGGAGAGGAAGGCGGTAAAGGTACCGGAAATGGGAAGGCTCCAGTAAAGTCAGGGCGTGGAGGTGGTGCGATGGGGTTCGTGAAGAAGTTTCCCAAAAAGGTTCTGGCGATTTTGTCTAATCTGCCTTTGGCTATTGGAGAAATGTCCACTGTCGCGGGGCTAATGGCCCTGG GTACTGTTATTGACCAAGGTGAAGCTCCAGGCTTCTACTTTCAAAAGTTCCCTGAAGATAGTCCTGTATTGGGATTTTTCACTTGGAGATGGATTCTCACCCTTGGGTTTGACCACATGTACTCGTCTCCCATTTTTCTTGGAACATTGGCTCTGCTGGGTGCGTCACTCATGGCCTGCACTTACACAACACAGATTCCCCTGGTTAAGATTGCAAGAAG ATGGAATTTTTTGGACTCGGCCGAGGCAATCCGCAAGCAGGAATATTCAGACATTCTGCCCCGAGCAACAGTTCAAgatttaggtgttcttctgaTGGGATCAGGATATGAG GTTTTCTTGAAAGGACCATCCTTATATGCCTTTAAGGGGCTTGCTGGTCGATTTGCCCCTATTGGAGTACATTTAGCAATGCTGCTGATAATGGCTGGTGGAACTCTTAGTGCAACCGGGAGCTTCAGAGGTTCAGTCACAGTTCCCCAGGGGCTGAATTTTGTTGTTGGAGATGTCTTAGGCCCAAGTGGGTTTCTATCTACTCCAACCGAAGCTTTCAATACCGAGGTTCATGTCAACAGATTCTACATGGATTACTATGACAGTGGAGAG GTGTCACAGTTTCACACTGATCTTTCACTGTTTGATCTTGATGGGAAAGAGGTAACAAGGAAAACCATTAGCGTAAATGATCCTTTAAGGTATGGCGGATTTACTATATACCAGACAGATTGGAGTATTTCTGCACTCCAAATACTCAAGGACGATGAAGGACCTTTTAATCTGGCTATGGCACCTCTAAAGGTCAATGGAGACAAGAAACTTTATGGGACCTTCTTACCAGTAGGAGATTCTGAATCTCCTAATGTAAAGGGAAT ATCAATGCTTGCTCGTGATCTACAATCCATTGTACTATACGATCAGGAAGGAAAATTTTCTGGAGTTCGACGCCCAAGCTCGAAGCTCCCAATTGACATAGATGGTACAAGAATTATTATCGTAGATGCAATAGGCAGCAGTGGCCTTGAGTTGAAG ACTGACCCTGGGGTGCCAATTGTTTATGCTGGATTCGGTGCTCTAATGCTCACTACTTGCATCAGCTATCTATCTCATTCACAG GTTTGGGCCGTACAAGATGGAACAACCGTTATTGTTGGAGGAAAAACTAATCGGGCAAAGGCTGAATTTCCAGAGGAGATGAATCGCTTGCTTGATCAGGTTCCGGAAATAGTTGAGTCATCTCTTTCCAAGGAAGCTGACAGAATTAGTGGCTAG
- the LOC121258333 gene encoding cytochrome c biogenesis protein CCS1, chloroplastic isoform X3, whose amino-acid sequence MEALNLTTTTNPPLSKSLFLESHLLRSTFKPQLIPCGVKTRSLHRSRNFSFTFACKLKTPQDITNNDKSISKKIVLSEVAPPLGEEGGKGTGNGKAPVKSGRGGGAMGFVKKFPKKVLAILSNLPLAIGEMSTVAGLMALGTVIDQGEAPGFYFQKFPEDSPVLGFFTWRWILTLGFDHMYSSPIFLGTLALLGASLMACTYTTQIPLVKIARRWNFLDSAEAIRKQEYSDILPRATVQDLGVLLMGSGYEVFLKGPSLYAFKGLAGRFAPIGVHLAMLLIMAGGTLSATGSFRGSVTVPQGLNFVVGDVLGPSGFLSTPTEAFNTEVHVNRFYMDYYDSGEVSQFHTDLSLFDLDGKEVTRKTISVNDPLRYGGFTIYQTDWSISALQILKDDEGPFNLAMAPLKVNGDKKLYGTFLPVGDSESPNVKGISMLARDLQSIVLYDQEGKFSGVRRPSSKLPIDIDGTRIIIVDAIGSSGLELKTDPGVPIVYAGFGALMLTTCISYLSHSQSQQWLPVYLCSLM is encoded by the exons ATGGAGGCTTTAAACCTCACCACAACCACAAACCCACCTCTATCGAAGTCCCTTTTCCTCGAATCCCATCTTCTTCGGTCCACCTTCAAACCCCAACTTATCCCATGCGGTGTCAAAACTCGTAGTCTCCACCGTTCAAGAAACTTCTCATTCACCTTCGCTTGCAAGCTGAAGACCCCTCAAGATATCACGAACAATGACAAGAGCATATCCAAGAAGATTGTGCTATCTGAGGTGGCGCCGCCGCTGGGAGAGGAAGGCGGTAAAGGTACCGGAAATGGGAAGGCTCCAGTAAAGTCAGGGCGTGGAGGTGGTGCGATGGGGTTCGTGAAGAAGTTTCCCAAAAAGGTTCTGGCGATTTTGTCTAATCTGCCTTTGGCTATTGGAGAAATGTCCACTGTCGCGGGGCTAATGGCCCTGG GTACTGTTATTGACCAAGGTGAAGCTCCAGGCTTCTACTTTCAAAAGTTCCCTGAAGATAGTCCTGTATTGGGATTTTTCACTTGGAGATGGATTCTCACCCTTGGGTTTGACCACATGTACTCGTCTCCCATTTTTCTTGGAACATTGGCTCTGCTGGGTGCGTCACTCATGGCCTGCACTTACACAACACAGATTCCCCTGGTTAAGATTGCAAGAAG ATGGAATTTTTTGGACTCGGCCGAGGCAATCCGCAAGCAGGAATATTCAGACATTCTGCCCCGAGCAACAGTTCAAgatttaggtgttcttctgaTGGGATCAGGATATGAG GTTTTCTTGAAAGGACCATCCTTATATGCCTTTAAGGGGCTTGCTGGTCGATTTGCCCCTATTGGAGTACATTTAGCAATGCTGCTGATAATGGCTGGTGGAACTCTTAGTGCAACCGGGAGCTTCAGAGGTTCAGTCACAGTTCCCCAGGGGCTGAATTTTGTTGTTGGAGATGTCTTAGGCCCAAGTGGGTTTCTATCTACTCCAACCGAAGCTTTCAATACCGAGGTTCATGTCAACAGATTCTACATGGATTACTATGACAGTGGAGAG GTGTCACAGTTTCACACTGATCTTTCACTGTTTGATCTTGATGGGAAAGAGGTAACAAGGAAAACCATTAGCGTAAATGATCCTTTAAGGTATGGCGGATTTACTATATACCAGACAGATTGGAGTATTTCTGCACTCCAAATACTCAAGGACGATGAAGGACCTTTTAATCTGGCTATGGCACCTCTAAAGGTCAATGGAGACAAGAAACTTTATGGGACCTTCTTACCAGTAGGAGATTCTGAATCTCCTAATGTAAAGGGAAT ATCAATGCTTGCTCGTGATCTACAATCCATTGTACTATACGATCAGGAAGGAAAATTTTCTGGAGTTCGACGCCCAAGCTCGAAGCTCCCAATTGACATAGATGGTACAAGAATTATTATCGTAGATGCAATAGGCAGCAGTGGCCTTGAGTTGAAG ACTGACCCTGGGGTGCCAATTGTTTATGCTGGATTCGGTGCTCTAATGCTCACTACTTGCATCAGCTATCTATCTCATTCACAG AGTCAACAATGGCTTCCAGTTTATTTATGCTCGCTCatgtga
- the LOC121258391 gene encoding NEDD8-conjugating enzyme Ubc12-like isoform X2 → MIRLFKVKEKQRELAESANGKTPIKKQSAGELRLHKDISELNLPKSCSISFPSGKDDLMNFEVTIRPDEGYYLGGTFLFSFQVSPIYPHEAPKVKCKTKVYHPNIDLEGNVCLNILREDWKPVLNINTIIYGLFHLYTEPNSEDPLNHDAAAVLRDHPKLFESNVRRAMAGGTS, encoded by the exons ATGATTAGGCTATTTAAAGTGAAGGAAAAGCAAAGGGAACTTGCAGAGAGTGCTAATGGAAAGACACCTATCAAGAAGCAAAGTGCAGGAGAATTACGTCTTCACAAAG ATATCAGTGAACTGAACCTACCGAAATCTTGTAGCATATCTTTCCCCAGTGGCAAGGATGACTTGATGAACTTCGAGGTTACCATTCGGCCTGATGAAGGATATTATTT AGGTGGCACATTTTTGTTCTCTTTCCAAGTTTCACCTATTTACCCTCATGAAGCACCAAAGGTCAAGTGCAAGACAAAG GTGTACCATCCTAATATTGACTTGGAAGGAAATGTCTGCCTCAACATTCTAAGAGAAGACTGGAAAcctgttttaaatataaacactATAATATATGGCCTATTTCATCTTTATACG GAGCCCAATAGTGAAGATCCACTCAATCATGATGCAGCTGCAGTTTTAAGAGACCACCCAAAGTTGTTTGAATCCAATGTGCGTAGGGCAATGGCTGGTGG GACTTCCTAG
- the LOC121258349 gene encoding dolichyl-diphosphooligosaccharide--protein glycosyltransferase 48 kDa subunit codes for MSKLHLFLTLIPLLPFLCTSFSPENPSSRRVLVLLDDLALKSSHSLYFKSLQSRGFQIDFKLSDDPKIGLQRYGQYLYDGLILFCPTTERFGGSIDLTAILDFVDSGHDLIIAADTNASDLIREISTECGVDFDEDLAALVTDHTKYAVSETDGDHTLLAGDDFIKSNVILGSKKIEAPVLFQGIGHSLSPTNNLVLKVLSASPSSYSANPKSKLSNPPSLTGSAISLVSILQARNNARILISGSLSMFSNRFFRSGVQKAGSPTKYEKSGNEQFLTELSKWVFHERGHLKAMNVQHHKAGEANEPAMYRINDDLEYSVEIYEWSGRSWEPFVADDVQVQFYMMSPYVLKTLSTDKKGHYFTAFKVPDVYGVFQFKLEYQRLGYTSLSLSKQIPVRPYRHNEYERFIPAAYPYYGAAFSMMAGFFMFTAVHLYNK; via the exons ATGTCAAAGCTCCACCTCTTCTTAACACTAATCCCTCTTCTCCCATTTCTCTGCACCTCCTTCTCTCCCGAGAACCCTTCGAGTCGCCGAGTCCTCGTCTTACTCGACGACCTCGCCCTCAAATCCTCGCACTCGCTTTACTTCAAGTCCCTCCAGTCCCGCGGGTTCCAGATCGATTTCAAACTCTCCGATGACCCGAAGATCGGTCTACAACGTTATGGCCAGTACCTGTATGACGGCTTGATCTTGTTTTGCCCTACGACCGAGC GCTTTGGAGGATCCATTGATTTGACTGCGATTCTGGATTTTGTTGATTCCGGTCATGATTTAATTATCGCGGCTGATACCAATGCATCTGATCTAATCAGAGAAATTTCCACCGAGTGTGGAGTTGATTTTGATGAG GACCTGGCAGCTTTGGTTACTGATCACACCAAATATGCAGTTTCAGAAACTGATGGAGATCATACCTTGCTTGCTGGTGATGATTTCATCAAGTCCAATGTAATTTTGGGAAGCAAGAAAATTGAG GCTCCTGTACTTTTCCAAGGAATTGGCCATTCTTTAAGTCCTACCAACAACCTA GTGCTGAAAGTTCTCTCCGCTTCTCCTTCATCGTATTCTGCTAATCCGAAGTCCAAGTTGTCAAATCCTCCATCGCTCACTGGATCTGCTATCTCTTTAGTTTCTATCCTGCAG GCTAGAAACAATGCTCGGATTTTGATCTCTGGTTCATTAAGTATGTTCAGTAATCG ATTCTTCAGATCTGGAGTGCAGAAGGCTGGGAGTCCAACTAA ATATGAGAAATCGGGTAATGAGCAGTTTTTGACTGAACTTAGCAAATGGGTTTTTCATGAAAGAGGGCATCTCAAG GCTATGAATGTACAACACCATAAAGCGGGGGAGGCTAATGAACCTGCCATGTATAGGATCAATGATGACTTG GAATATTcggttgagatttatgagtgGTCTGGTAGAAGTTGGGAACCGTTTGTAGCTGATGATGTTCAGGTGCAGTTTTACATGATGAGTCCCTATGTTCTGAAGACTTTATCAACTGACAAGAAG GGTCATTATTTTACGGCATTCAAGGTTCCTGATGTTTATGGGGTTTTTCAGTTCAAGCTTGAGTACCAAAGGCTTGGATATACGAGCTTGTCCCTGTCAAAGCAG ATTCCAGTCCGGCCCTATAGGCACAATGAATATGAAAGATTTATACCAGCAGCTTATCCCTATTATGGGGCGGCATTTTCAATG ATGGCAGGGTTTTTCATGTTCACTGCTGTCCACCTATACAACAAATAG
- the LOC121258333 gene encoding cytochrome c biogenesis protein CCS1, chloroplastic isoform X2, producing MEALNLTTTTNPPLSKSLFLESHLLRSTFKPQLIPCGVKTRSLHRSRNFSFTFACKLKTPQDITNNDKSISKKIVLSEVAPPLGEEGGKGTGNGKAPVKSGRGGGAMGFVKKFPKKVLAILSNLPLAIGEMSTVAGLMALGTVIDQGEAPGFYFQKFPEDSPVLGFFTWRWILTLGFDHMYSSPIFLGTLALLGASLMACTYTTQIPLVKIARRWNFLDSAEAIRKQEYSDILPRATVQDLGVLLMGSGYEVFLKGPSLYAFKGLAGRFAPIGVHLAMLLIMAGGTLSATGSFRGSVTVPQGLNFVVGDVLGPSGFLSTPTEAFNTEVHVNRFYMDYYDSGEVSQFHTDLSLFDLDGKEVTRKTISVNDPLRYGGFTIYQTDWSISALQILKDDEGPFNLAMAPLKVNGDKKLYGTFLPVGDSESPNVKGISMLARDLQSIVLYDQEGKFSGVRRPSSKLPIDIDGTRIIIVDAIGSSGLELKTDPGVPIVYAGFGALMLTTCISYLSHSQVLNDVISGHVELATHIICIHFTSENDAFSTKPMNAGLDLKW from the exons ATGGAGGCTTTAAACCTCACCACAACCACAAACCCACCTCTATCGAAGTCCCTTTTCCTCGAATCCCATCTTCTTCGGTCCACCTTCAAACCCCAACTTATCCCATGCGGTGTCAAAACTCGTAGTCTCCACCGTTCAAGAAACTTCTCATTCACCTTCGCTTGCAAGCTGAAGACCCCTCAAGATATCACGAACAATGACAAGAGCATATCCAAGAAGATTGTGCTATCTGAGGTGGCGCCGCCGCTGGGAGAGGAAGGCGGTAAAGGTACCGGAAATGGGAAGGCTCCAGTAAAGTCAGGGCGTGGAGGTGGTGCGATGGGGTTCGTGAAGAAGTTTCCCAAAAAGGTTCTGGCGATTTTGTCTAATCTGCCTTTGGCTATTGGAGAAATGTCCACTGTCGCGGGGCTAATGGCCCTGG GTACTGTTATTGACCAAGGTGAAGCTCCAGGCTTCTACTTTCAAAAGTTCCCTGAAGATAGTCCTGTATTGGGATTTTTCACTTGGAGATGGATTCTCACCCTTGGGTTTGACCACATGTACTCGTCTCCCATTTTTCTTGGAACATTGGCTCTGCTGGGTGCGTCACTCATGGCCTGCACTTACACAACACAGATTCCCCTGGTTAAGATTGCAAGAAG ATGGAATTTTTTGGACTCGGCCGAGGCAATCCGCAAGCAGGAATATTCAGACATTCTGCCCCGAGCAACAGTTCAAgatttaggtgttcttctgaTGGGATCAGGATATGAG GTTTTCTTGAAAGGACCATCCTTATATGCCTTTAAGGGGCTTGCTGGTCGATTTGCCCCTATTGGAGTACATTTAGCAATGCTGCTGATAATGGCTGGTGGAACTCTTAGTGCAACCGGGAGCTTCAGAGGTTCAGTCACAGTTCCCCAGGGGCTGAATTTTGTTGTTGGAGATGTCTTAGGCCCAAGTGGGTTTCTATCTACTCCAACCGAAGCTTTCAATACCGAGGTTCATGTCAACAGATTCTACATGGATTACTATGACAGTGGAGAG GTGTCACAGTTTCACACTGATCTTTCACTGTTTGATCTTGATGGGAAAGAGGTAACAAGGAAAACCATTAGCGTAAATGATCCTTTAAGGTATGGCGGATTTACTATATACCAGACAGATTGGAGTATTTCTGCACTCCAAATACTCAAGGACGATGAAGGACCTTTTAATCTGGCTATGGCACCTCTAAAGGTCAATGGAGACAAGAAACTTTATGGGACCTTCTTACCAGTAGGAGATTCTGAATCTCCTAATGTAAAGGGAAT ATCAATGCTTGCTCGTGATCTACAATCCATTGTACTATACGATCAGGAAGGAAAATTTTCTGGAGTTCGACGCCCAAGCTCGAAGCTCCCAATTGACATAGATGGTACAAGAATTATTATCGTAGATGCAATAGGCAGCAGTGGCCTTGAGTTGAAG ACTGACCCTGGGGTGCCAATTGTTTATGCTGGATTCGGTGCTCTAATGCTCACTACTTGCATCAGCTATCTATCTCATTCACAG GTTCTTAATGATGTTATATCTGGTCATGTTGAGCTGGCCACGCATATTATTTGCATTCACTTTACATCTGAAAATGATGCCTTTAGTACTAAACCAATGAATGCAGGTCTGGACTTAAAATGGTAA